A DNA window from bacterium contains the following coding sequences:
- a CDS encoding NmrA/HSCARG family protein — protein MVKRDEIVLVFGATGNQGGAVARHLLAEGWRVRGVSRNPDRAEAKALKQQGAEIVDADMEDRAALERIMSGVYGVFSVQNFWTSGFDAEIRQGKNVVNAAAKLPVKHFVYTSVGGAERNSGLPHFESKWQIEQHIQKLDLPATVYRPVFFIDNFHGTAWGFGDHIREGKLLMGLKPSTKLQMIAVDDVGTFVAKAFANPAEFKGKSYELAGDELTMKEIAAQFSKYQPKPVEHVQVPIEQVRSTNKEWADMLEWFDAEGYKADIPALRKIHPGLMTFEDWLKKNWK, from the coding sequence ATGGTTAAGAGAGACGAAATCGTACTTGTGTTTGGTGCAACGGGAAATCAGGGAGGCGCCGTAGCGCGTCATTTGCTCGCGGAAGGATGGCGTGTTCGAGGAGTTAGCAGAAACCCGGATCGGGCAGAAGCAAAAGCTCTGAAGCAACAGGGCGCTGAAATCGTGGATGCCGACATGGAAGATCGGGCTGCGTTAGAGCGAATCATGTCCGGAGTTTATGGAGTTTTCAGCGTGCAGAATTTCTGGACCAGCGGTTTTGATGCGGAGATCCGTCAGGGAAAAAACGTGGTCAATGCCGCAGCAAAATTGCCTGTCAAGCATTTTGTGTACACATCTGTAGGTGGCGCCGAACGGAATTCTGGATTACCTCACTTCGAAAGTAAATGGCAAATCGAACAACATATTCAGAAGTTGGATTTGCCCGCAACAGTTTACAGACCTGTTTTTTTTATAGATAACTTCCACGGAACAGCATGGGGTTTTGGCGATCATATTCGCGAAGGCAAACTCCTCATGGGTTTGAAGCCTTCTACCAAATTGCAAATGATTGCGGTGGACGATGTCGGCACGTTTGTTGCGAAAGCGTTCGCGAACCCTGCCGAGTTCAAAGGCAAATCATATGAATTGGCCGGTGATGAGCTCACGATGAAAGAAATTGCGGCACAATTTTCCAAATACCAGCCGAAACCGGTGGAACATGTGCAGGTCCCGATTGAACAGGTTCGAAGCACGAACAAGGAATGGGCTGACATGCTGGAATGGTTTGATGCCGAAGGTTACAAGGCAGACATCCCTGCTCTTCGCAAGATCCATCCAGGATTGATGACATTTGAAGACTGGCTGAAGAAAAACTGGAAGTAG
- a CDS encoding CPBP family intramembrane metalloprotease, whose amino-acid sequence MKISKRSAVAAAGYVLLYALSIAILASSPGFNAGESLAVFLIFGVGFSIAAWLSTIGVEPARVEVQRPGSEFIAVFFYLLIFAILILGWGLSAVKDSIPREPAQSVAILLVKLITMVAVPAFILKAFGYSLLDLFRVERLGKAGWRASLLMTVLLFLLQAFLGRGLQSLSALDAPGSLILLFAPIALLWMCLEAGLAEEFLFRVFLQTRSSAWLRSETAGIVVMALIFGLAHAPGYVLRGQHFDRRHGKGARYSHGCCVFHCSGLANRADVRCSLDAHTEFVAACFSSRMDRSAPQSRGIYQELDR is encoded by the coding sequence ATGAAAATTTCAAAACGATCCGCTGTAGCTGCAGCCGGTTATGTTCTGTTGTACGCGCTTTCGATTGCGATTCTTGCATCGTCGCCTGGATTTAATGCTGGAGAATCTCTTGCGGTCTTTCTGATCTTCGGAGTTGGCTTTTCGATCGCGGCCTGGCTCTCAACAATTGGTGTTGAGCCGGCCCGCGTCGAAGTGCAAAGGCCGGGAAGTGAATTTATCGCTGTTTTCTTCTATCTGCTAATATTTGCGATTCTCATACTGGGATGGGGTTTATCCGCTGTAAAAGATTCGATCCCGCGCGAACCAGCTCAAAGCGTCGCAATTCTACTCGTAAAACTAATAACAATGGTTGCTGTTCCCGCGTTCATTCTTAAGGCTTTTGGCTATTCGCTACTCGATTTGTTCAGGGTAGAGCGGCTGGGAAAAGCAGGATGGCGCGCCTCGCTACTCATGACAGTGCTCCTTTTCTTACTGCAGGCTTTTCTTGGAAGAGGGTTGCAGTCACTGAGCGCCCTTGACGCTCCGGGTTCACTGATTCTGCTCTTTGCTCCCATTGCGCTACTCTGGATGTGTCTTGAAGCGGGACTTGCTGAAGAGTTTTTGTTCCGCGTTTTCCTACAGACTCGCTCATCAGCATGGTTGAGATCTGAAACCGCGGGAATTGTTGTGATGGCTCTAATTTTCGGCCTGGCTCACGCACCCGGGTACGTCCTCAGAGGACAGCATTTTGATAGAAGGCATGGAAAAGGCGCCAGATATTCTCACGGCTGCTGCGTATTCCATTGCAGTGGTCTCGCCAATCGGGCTGATGTTCGGTGTTCTTTGGATGCGCACACGGAATTTGTGGCTGCTTGTTTTTCTTCACGGATGGACCGATCTGCTCCCCAATCTCGCGGAATTTATCAAGAACTGGACCGGTAA
- a CDS encoding ribbon-helix-helix domain-containing protein yields the protein MKTVQMTLDEDLIAKVDKAAKKQGTSRSAFTRKALLAALQRIQTEELERRHREGYRRKPVKEGEFDIWESEQVWVEP from the coding sequence ATGAAAACGGTTCAAATGACCCTTGACGAGGACTTGATAGCAAAGGTAGATAAAGCTGCAAAGAAACAAGGAACATCGCGCTCTGCGTTCACTCGCAAAGCGCTGCTGGCTGCACTTCAGCGAATACAAACCGAAGAGTTAGAGAGAAGACACCGCGAAGGGTACAGGCGGAAACCAGTCAAGGAGGGAGAGTTTGATATTTGGGAGTCCGAGCAAGTATGGGTAGAACCCTGA
- a CDS encoding type II toxin-antitoxin system PemK/MazF family toxin, with product MGRTLKRGEVRWYKFPRPDKNRPVVILTRDSVMDFLGEVTVAPVTSVIRDIPSEVLLTNADGMSSDCVVNLDHIQTISKERIGPLITTLTQRKMAELRSALLFALGF from the coding sequence ATGGGTAGAACCCTGAAGCGTGGTGAAGTGCGCTGGTATAAGTTCCCTCGACCTGACAAAAACCGTCCGGTGGTAATTCTAACCCGCGATTCGGTGATGGATTTTCTTGGTGAAGTGACTGTTGCACCTGTTACATCGGTAATCCGGGATATTCCTTCCGAAGTTCTTCTCACAAATGCGGATGGAATGTCCAGTGACTGTGTCGTAAATCTGGATCATATTCAAACCATTTCCAAAGAACGTATCGGACCGTTGATCACTACCTTGACTCAGAGAAAGATGGCAGAACTTCGTTCTGCATTGCTATTCGCCCTTGGATTCTGA